In a single window of the Vitis vinifera cultivar Pinot Noir 40024 chromosome 6, ASM3070453v1 genome:
- the LOC100246636 gene encoding UDP-glycosyltransferase 86A1, with protein MASTHQNPHAILVAYPLQGHVIPAVHLAINLASRGFTITFVNTLSIHQQTSRAQGAGSDDIFSGSREAGLDIRYTTVSDGLPVGFDRSLNHDQFMAALLHVLSAHVEELVERVVAEAAPPVSCLIADTFFVWPSALAKKFGLLYVSFWTEPALVFTLYYHMDLLRKHGHFDCSETRKDVIDYIPGVEAIHPRDMTSYLQATDTSTVCHQIISTAFQDAKGADFVLCNTVEELELHTISALQAKKKLYAVGPIFPPGFTKSIVATSLWAESDCTHWLDAKPKGSVLYVSFGSYAHISKRDLMEIANGLMLSKINFVWVLRPDIVSSDDPDLLPNELKEEVRGRSIIIPWCCQIAVLAHPAVGGFLTHCGWNSILESIWCKVPLLCFPLLTDQFTNRKLVVDDWKVGINISDGESIARGEVSEKINHLMGGKSGDELWERMDAVKQTLENALKPDGSSEKNMNRFKDDLKVRIQEK; from the exons ATGGCGTCCACCCATCAAAACCCCCATGCCATCCTCGTAGCCTACCCTCTCCAAGGCCACGTAATCCCCGCCGTCCATCTGGCCATCAACCTCGCCTCCAGAGGCTTCACCATCACCTTCGTTAACACCCTCTCCATCCACCAACAAACCTCCAGAGCCCAAGGCGCCGGAAGCGATGACATCTTCTCCGGATCTCGGGAGGCGGGTCTGGACATTCGGTACACGACGGTTTCCGATGGGCTTCCGGTGGGGTTCGACAGGTCGCTGAACCACGACCAGTTCATGGCGGCGTTGTTGCATGTGTTATCGGCGCACGTGGAGGAGTTGGTGGAGAGGGTGGTGGCGGAGGCGGCGCCGCCTGTGAGCTGCTTGATCGCTGATACGTTCTTCGTGTGGCCGTCGGCGTTGGCGAAGAAGTTCGGGCTTTTGTATGTTTCATTTTGGACGGAGCCTGCTTTGGTTTTTACACTGTATTATCATATGGATCTTCTCAGAAAACATGGTCACTTCGATTGCAGTG AAACTCGTAAGGACGTGATAGATTACATACCAGGGGTTGAAGCAATCCATCCAAGGGACATGACTTCCTATCTTCAAGCCACTGATACATCTACGGTTTGTCACCAGATAATCTCCACCGCCTTCCAGGATGCCAAGGGCGCCGATTTTGTTCTATGCAACACAGTGGAGGAGCTTGAGCTTCATACCATATCAGCACTCCAGGCCAAGAAGAAACTCTACGCTGTAGGGCCAATATTTCCACCTGGGTTCACCAAGAGCATTGTGGCCACCAGCCTGTGGGCAGAGTCTGACTGCACCCATTGGCTGGATGCTAAGCCTAAAGGCTCGGTTTTGTATGTTTCATTTGGCAGCTACGCTCATATTAGTAAGAGGGACCTGATGGAGATTGCTAATGGTCTCATGCTCAGCAAAATCAACTTTGTTTGGGTGCTTAGGCCTGATATTGTGAGTTCTGATGATCCTGATCTCCTCCCTAATGAACTAAAGGAGGAGGTTCGCGGCCGTTCTATCATCATACCCTGGTGCTGTCAAATTGCAGTGTTGGCGCATCCGGCGGTTGGTGGGTTCCTCACCCACTGTGGTTGGAACTCGATTCTGGAAAGCATCTGGTGCAAAGTTCCCCTGCTGTGCTTCCCTCTTTTGACTGATCAATTCACTAATAGAAAGCTGGTAGTGGATGACTGGAAGGTCGGGATTAATATAAGCGACGGGGAGTCAATCGCTAGGGGGGAGGTTTCCGAGAAAATCAACCATCTGATGGGGGGAAAATCAGGAGATGAGCTTTGGGAAAGGATGGATGCAGTGAAGCAGACTCTGGAAAATGCATTGAAACCTGATGGATCATCCGAGAAAaatatgaatcgattcaaggaTGATCTGAAGGTTAGGATCCAAGAAAAATGA